From Solea senegalensis isolate Sse05_10M linkage group LG16, IFAPA_SoseM_1, whole genome shotgun sequence:
actTAGTTTGAAACgactttattgttttactgtttacttGAGTATTTGTCCTCCTATCCGTGTACAGAAATCTGTGTATAAAGTgttttagaaataaagttggactggatTGGATTGTTCATCCGTTTACGGTAAATCCCCAGTTTGACacgcttttactttgaaaagtcGGACGGAAGTTATCGCCACGAGCTTGACGCGCGCTACTCTCCTCTGCTCTCGTTGGCTGACGTCGTGACGTCATACGTGCGTAGGCGCTTCCTCAACCCGACTGACTCCTCACAGGAAGGAACAGCAACATAGAAGACGATGGTGAGTATGAAATGGCGAAAAAAGGGACCAcgaattcactcattcacagcCCGAGTCTCGACCACCTTGTCCACGGGATGTCTTCGAAGACTTTGTGGACGTGAACTGAGcgacgtgtttttgttttcttgtctaAACTCAGTGAAACTCCATTGCGAGATGGACCAGCGGTCACATGACAGATGATCACTTTAGTCCCGAAAAAGATCATTTGAACAAACTGCGGGTGACTTTTCTCCAAATCTTCCCTTACCTTTGTGTTTGTCCAACAGCCGTCGTTGTTATGTGGTTTATTTacagcacattttatttattcctccCCCCCCATGTTAGCTCTCCGGGCTAGCATGCTAGCAGCTACTCCTGTAAACATTGAAGATGAGTTATTAGTCAATGTTTGACTTTACATCATCATGCTTTTAATGTAGACAACCGTGAAGTTACACCAGGTTAATTCACTGCAGTTattagttcattcattcacccttTCCCACCCTAACATGAACAGGGATGTAACTAATACCATAAAATGTTGGGAAAAAGTCGTTCACTGTCagacttggaaatgatgatgttctcaaatgtcttgttttgtacacaaaccaaaaatgttaatgatttctttgttatatggagcaaagaaaccagaaaatattcccttttaagaagctgaaaaatcaacgtatactttaaaaaacataaaatattcacattaaccGATTATCAAAGTACAATTTAGTAATTGATCTATAATCAATTAGTCACAGCAgccagagctgcaactaatgattattttcataattattattttcacgattaatcaagtaattgattggtccataaaatgtaagaaatgtcaaaataattgatcagttttaatgatttctgtgttatatagagcaaagaaattaagaaaatatttacatttaagctcAAATACCaaataattgtgaatattttctggtttctttgtataagaaataaatcatgaacaccgatttttttttttgggtttgtggacaataACTGATCCCTTACATTTTATGTGGTATTAAATGCCTTAAAAGGACACacttcttattatttttaaggcAATTATTGAACTATAGTTTTGATCgatatttatttgtaaataacGTGTCGAGGTTGATAATCTTTTGATTATTACTCCGCTGAATTTCTTCACTGTGTCTTCTCACAATCAGtcatttttttgctttatcATTATCACTAACCACCCGCCATTAACGAAATAATTCAACCATATTGTTGTTTGATTTTccgatttgtttttttgaatgattaatatCTGTCTACTTAAtccattcatctttttttaaattttctaatttcagtttttttcccccctcttgtCCCAACTCTGTTTCTTgtcttgtggttttttttgtgtgtgtgtgtgttttttttttctcctcctcaatCTTTGATCATGCATCGTGTCCTTCTCTCCACGCACATCCCGCCTTCTCCTCCCTATCTCacccactccccctcctccttgCGTGTCTCCAATCAACCAGGCTGGTCACCGGGTAAGTGTCCCTCGCTCTGTGTCGGGttcctgtgttttctgctcgctcctctgcctctgcctggCTCGCACTAACACGGGAGCTGGGATTTTCCTATTTAAACAGAATCGCAAGGCGGCCTCCTGCAATTTTCCTGCCCTGGATGTGCGAACCATGATTACAAAACGTGAAACTCTTGAACAAGTCCCCAAAACAAACTAGGAATGCACACAGTCAGGATAGGTCCCTCGCGTCCCCACCAAGTctgggagtgcagcagttccctgacctcactgtcTCCCTCATTCAACAGACTTTTATTCGATCAATcgtatttttttatgtcagtaTGACAAACATGCTCTGTCGAGTTTGCTCATTTACATAtcgccaaaattcaaaatgtccgacttcctgttgagttgaggccatggttacggtcaaTATAgcattttcgccagacctgacctctgtGCAGTTTCAAGAGCGTTTATGCACGTTAACTCCCTCAAGAATGTCAGCAAAGCCACGGATatgataataatctgaaggattaacaACAGGCTCCTCGCACTAATTTGTGCCAGGAGCCATTTTggcccctgccattcgtggctcgTGCCCCGAGTTATcaacaaaatatgaaattagatttgtgtcaatattttcaagcaACACTATTTTATCTGTTTGaaaattcactttgtttttaatgaccGTAATTTTGTTGGCTTCGACTCTTTTGCGCTCCATCACGTCCGTTGTCAGATGTCGATCGGGGGAAACTTGGACTGAAATATTCCCATAATCTCACCAAAGTAGTAAATGACTTCTAAGGCTAATATGTCTTGTATCTCTCTGAAGGCCATATCAGTTatgttatgtattattattattattattattactactactactatgaGCCCGTGCGTGTTTGTAAGTCGGTGTTCTCTTGTGTGTCGTTTATTTGACATTGAGTGTCTGAAATCCAACTGTGAACATTCAGtccacatttgttgtttttggaataAGAAAAATCAAGAATAAGCAGCGTTCGGAAGAACCCAGTTAGAATTCAGACCATCAATAATAGCTTTTTACTCACAAgtgttgctttttaaaacaaacaaacaaatgtttgatttatgaATTAAACTTGTTTATCTACGGTATAGGAGTGTCACCATTCTCCAAATGCtcaatttgatttgatatttgattctctgttgtttttaaagcttaaaattaattgaataatttgttaacataataatatgaatgtaacaataacatGGAAGGAAACAGCTTTGTAGTAAGTTGTGACCTGCTTGGCGGTCTGTAGCTTGGTTCCagataaaatgtttaaatccatgttttttcactgctgaataaggtcacatgtctgatTCTACAAACATGTCCACAGCACTAGTTATCGCTTGAGTGCGAGTTTGAATTTTGAAGACGTTTTTGGTCAGAGTGAGGACAGAAGCGTTGTACTGTGTTAACGCAGTTGTTGTTCATAGTCACATCTACGTCCTGTTACACGCTCATAACACAGTTTACACACTGTGGTAtggttactattagttggcagcagcttcaggttagcGGGAGGAGCTAATGTGTAGCTGTGCTACAATAGCTACAAATCGAGATTGTGACACTCCTACTACTGTACTAAGTGATCTTATGGTTTGTGTGTAGTATCGTAAAGTTTGGACACTGTTTGGTTAACAAAGACgacgacaatgatgatgatgacaagtTAATAATAACCACCAGCAGAAACGACCAGCGGTGTCCCACAGGGCTCTATCCTAGGCACACTGCTCCTTTCAGTTGTtcttaaatgacaaaaacgcAGTCACCTAGCCGGTAACTAACTAACCCGTATGCGTCTGTGTGATGCCGTTAGTTGGTCCTGGTGTTAGGTGACCTGCACATCCCCCACCGCTGCAACACGCTGCCGGCCAAGTTCAAGAAGCTGCTGGTGCCGGGGAAGATCCAGCACATTCTCTGCACAGGAAACCTCTGCACCAAGGAGAGCTATGACTACCTGAAAACCCTCGCTGGAGACGTCCACATAGTACGAGGAGACTTCGATGAGGTGTGTgtgaccaaacagaggcagaataagaACCAAAATTACGCACgacagctttaaaaaaaccaaaaaaaaacataaagcaccgttaaataaaaacatgtaatgtgctgttgtttttttaaaacaccgTCCCCCTCAGAACCTGAACTACCCAGAACAGAAGGTGGTAACAGTGGGCCAGTTTAAGATCGGCCTCATCCACGGTCACCAGGTGATCCCGTGGGGCGACATGGCGAGTCTGGCGCTGCTGCAGAGGCAGCTGGACGTCGACATCCTCATCTCCGGACACACGCACAAATTCGAGGCGTTCGAGAACGAGAACAAGTTTTACATCAACCCCGGCTCGGCCACGGGAGCCTACAGCGCGCTGGAAAGGTAGGAGAGGGGTGGTAGCCATGGCAACCGGGCCGGGCTGCAGTCACACTGCAGACCTCCAACTGTCGACACTtaaccttatttatttatttatttatttattgaataaacAGCCTGGCTGTTGTTAACTTTATATTTTTCAAGGTTTAATGAAGATGTAGTTGTagaattgactttattttgtaaagtttgtaaagtgaggagaagaaaacaaagtgtacCATAAGTGTGCTATAAATTATTTGATTATGTTACAATTACTGATgaaaaaacaggacattttcaaaCCTATTTGTTTACTTAAATAACCTGTCACAGTCCACCTGCAGTACCTGTATGGCCCAGCAGAGGGCCACAGCCCCCACTTATTAGTGTGGACTAATGAAAGTCATATGAATATCTgaagttatatatataaaaaatgtaaaaagaaatctgaTATCTCACATTTTCTACTCGTGTGTTCTCTGCTCACAGCAACATCATCCCCTCGTTCGTTTTGATGGACATCCAGGCGTCCACGGTGGTGACGTACGTTTATCAGCTGATCGGTGACGACGTAAAGGTCGAGAGAATCGAGTACAAGAAATCTTAGAGGAGGAAGAGTTGGGTTAAAGTGGCTCAGTTTCTCATTTCATTCCTTTCCACTCTGggctggtggaggaggagcgcGCCTTCCccccaccaacacacacacacccacataacTCAACTCTAAACGACCCGTGTATCATATTGTTAATATATCATCAGCATTTGCTCGAGTCAAAGTCGTCATGTGGAAAGTGTAGAGGACGCAGTAATGTCACGCGTGTTTATCACAAGAAATATTTGGTGCCATTTTctgtcaattgttttttttctccttttttttccctgtcacAACATTTTAGCTTCATGTAGTCATTTTTTCTCCCTacaataaaaatctaatttcactgTCTGTCGTTTTTGTccaaaacaagaacaacactattattgttattattaggaGCAGTAGTTGTAcccccttgaacttttccaCATTGTGTCACTAATTTACTTAGTAAATTCCCACCTGAGCTGTGGATGTTGGCGGCTCCTCCcgagttgccatggttacctcGTGGTTGCTCTCCTTGCACGGTCTGTCGGTTTAGGTGGACGGCCATGTCTTGGTAGGTTTGAATAGTTCTCTCTGTTCTGTGCTGATTTAAACTTCTCATCGTCCTTGCGCCAACACACCTgaatcaaataaatgggtcggtatcaggcttctgcagggATTGCTGATGAGCGGAGATTTTGAATCAGgtgcagtgggtccccaggccAAGGATTGAGAACCCCTGCTCGAACAAACCTGAGACCTTCACAGAACAGGTGTGATTATTCTGAGATTAATTACGCACAGGTGGAGTCCATTCACTAATTTGAGGCATTTTCGGTTGCACTGGATTTTACTTAGGTTTACTTACCAGAATTATAGCTTTAATCTCTTTAGATTAAAGCTAATTTAGATTGAAAAACGTTTGAGGAATATCGGGGAGATACTAACGTCATAacaaaacaggagaaaaaatatataaatatgtgtatataaagaTGTTAAATTGTGGTCAATGCACTGTTTTGtgaagattatttttatttggcaattttggtttttaaaagcaTTTCAATTATTGGAAGAATGACAGTTTTGATAAAAAATGCCACTAATGACATTTTCACaggtattttattgtatatgtGATGTACATATTCCAAaattaacaataattaaaaatatataatagaaGGTACGTGCAAGTTATTCAGTTCAGTGGGTAAATttatatacaaaatatatatacactgtacatatatatgaataaaatatacataaataaaagtggcTTTGCTAAGGTTTGGAAACACTTGTTCTCAGTCAGTGGACATGAAATTTCCTGGAAATGTCAAGTTTGAGAGGTTCCATTTTGCTGACACGAGAGGGCGCCAGAGAGTGACAGTGCACTGAAAGCACACGCATTAACTGTGCAAAGCTGctcctctccacacacacaactgattTCTACAAGGAATTATATTTACAATacacactcaaaacaaaaaacagttatCTATACTAATGagattttgaaattaaaacatttctagcaaatgtaaaaaaattagATACTGAAAATTTGAGGAGTcgtttaacattaaaaatccaATGAGACAGATTCACTTCCATATTCAGTACAAACccaaacatatacagtatagctGTTTATCAAGAATAAGATTTTCTTACGTGTCCAAAAAtctaaaatcacacaaaaacgGCAAATTAACTTAACTTCATAGAACAATCCAGAAATCTGACACAAATGTCAGAATTTTGtgaaaaaaggtcagaaatctgacttttttctcataattctgacatttttccccccagaaatgttcacatgtggccctaatcctcttccatgaGTTTCCCACCTGACTGGGTTGTTTGGGAGTTTTGGGAGGAAGGATTTCTCAGGACGCTTTGCACGATGTATGTTCTCATTGTGCTTCATCTTGGAAGAAATGTCTGCTTGTGTCTTTGGCGTCTGTTTTCGGCTCTCTGTGAGGTCAGGTGAGGTCACGGACGTCACAGCCAGGTCGTCTATGAGCAGAGAAATCatgaaaacctttgttttaattaatgtgaGGAGATAAAATTGGTTCTCTGAGAACATCACAACCAACcactaaaccttttttttagctTAGCATTCTCTAAATCCAATATTTTACcacagaattatttttttattgttatttttattgctatcatgttttattgcattACTGTATTTCTATTACATTACTTTTGAACACAAAGATGCTTTATAAAAATGGTTGATTGAAAAGCACTTTTCCCAAAATTTGGAAGGTGTGGTGATGTATGCATGGGAGAAGTGATTAGTCTTTAAAATTGATGAATGATTTATACTGGACATATAAAGGgattatgtgtgtgcgtgtgtgtgtaatctcacCTGTTCGTATACACCGGTGCAGCACGTTCATGTAGTGCTGTGTGATGAGGCCGCGCACGTGTGCAGAGCTGCTGGAGGACGAGACGCTGAACAGAAACTTTCTCTGAGCAGGTGTCAATGCAGAGTGCTGAGgagagggtcagaggtcagaggtcaggggtcagggccggcccaagcctttatgggccCTCAACTTGCAATTTGGTTTGAGgcaaaatcaaaaaagaaaaatatcacaaCAGTGGCCTAGTATTAATTTGCAGTCATCACAGCAtggctgtgtgaaactgtgttTCAGGGCAGACACTGTTGCTGAATTTTACCTGACATGAAacctaattcttacacactgtttttaaatccttttttggTTTGGTGGTCAGCATTTGATTTCTCTGCGGgggaaacactttaaaatggaGGATGCTGTGATAAGTTACCTTGAGAAAGGGACCGGTGCTCACTGTTTTAGGTATTTGTACGGTTACGTGTTGGATTTGTGGTACAGTTCTTGCCGCTTGTCGTCCGTTTCCGTTGAAATCAGCGGCGACATCTTTTAATCCTGTTATCTGGTTATCTGAAAGGAGAGAGTTACTCAGGAAGTGTAACCCACAATCACGATCAGCTTTATTGACCAAgttgaaattttttttattacacttaTTATGTTATGGTCACACCGcgtcattttctacattttgtgATGCAATGGAAGCACTGGCTGCAAGTCGCTGTATTTTGAACAGAAGTAAGAGCATTTCAGGAAAGATACTGTTGTCTGACCCTGTGtgtcaatttcattttaatgacttgcagtttttaaaagcacaaagaGGTCTGCTCAAATCTCCCATTGACCCATGTtaattttttaagatttttaggtttttttaaatgaagatgaGTGATATTAAAAACTGTcctttctctgtcaattcacaccTGTTTTTCACAAAGCTCCTGAAAGCCTCacaccacaaaccaaaaatgtaatCTGTATCAACCGATCTtcaaatatgacaactttaagaAAACGTTGCTTGCACTGTTATTGACTGTTAGAAACAGTTTGAATGACTACCAGTTTGGTCAgggccaaaaaaagaaaagattcaaatgtCAGGCAAACACAGTGGACACGTGTGGCTTCTCTTCCTGTAACTGATCAGACGTGACCCAGGTCAGGTTCATGTTTCTCCTGTTTGCCACTGATATCCAGTGTCACCGGCACAAAAACCTGCAGCTCTCAGGTAAGGCAAAGACAGTGTTTGTTTCAGTTACAGAGAGATAAAACAGGTGCTGACATATAAAACAACCAGAGAGGGAAACAGTGAATCAGTGAAACTGAGCGCTGTGGATTTCACTCCGtctgttttcattcactttctTCACGTCGTGCTTTGACAAACCTTTTTACTCGGTGACCCACTCATTCAGCATGACGTATTATTGCCACTCAAAGGAAAAAATTGtgcataacataacatttaatttctaaaacaattaatgttattatgaagaaataaacctaaaacaaaatatatatttcataaTTGTATCACAATTTACTTTTACGTTGAGCTATGTTCAGTAAAATTCATTTGGTGActaaaaaacactattttgaCACTAGTTTTCTTGATTTAGGTTCTGATACACTAGTTTTTCTGTGTATTGGAAATCTGATTAGTCATTTAAACAAAATggatttaatctcattttatcACATCTCATTTAATCCCacctcattttgttttattgcattttttcaATCTCATTGCATCTCAACTTCATCATCTTATTTTTCCCTATTAATTTTATATCATCTTCATTTACTGCATCTCATTTTATTCAATCTCATATTTAATCTTATCTCATTCCCATTTTACTGCATTTTTACATCTTATCCCATTGTATTAATCTTTCTCTTTCTAAGAATTTTCTCTCACCTGTGTTTTGCTCCTTCATCCCAGAGTTCCTGCAACACAAAGAACGGCATCATCTCAATGGCACTGtggttaaaaatacacaactcatgttaaatatttacaccagatttaaatgatgaatttaCCTCTGCAGAGTGTCGTCTCCATGGAGCCTGTGGATCATCTGACCTCCTGCAAATGTCACCCGTTTTTTCATGATAGACGGATGTAGAGGACCCGAGAAtccacaaacagcagcagcatcagtgtggAGGCACGTGCGCGAGTGCAGATAATTACAGCAGCTGTAGGAGTTCACTTAATGACCTTCATGTCCAGTGGGAGTGTCCTCTGTCGTGACAGACACTTGTCATGTCCCCTGTAGCTTGTTTACTGAAACATAACAGAGAAGATGATGCACAGGACTGCatttatttggcattttcacCATTCAAAGCGCCTTCACAGTTTCACGATTCACCTATTCACACAGTGCAACAACTGTACAgcagtggtggttgctggtctttgctgAGGTTCATTTCAGCtgtttatacataaattctgcaaacaactAAAACAAGGGAATGCAGTAATTATGTAACActgaaaagtgttttaattatggcgtatatgtacaaatgaaaatggtctatcTGGTGTCATAGAGCAAATACTTAGTCCTGTGACTTgtgccacttttccactacatggtcccggcacGACTCGACTCGCCTTGGAACAGCACTTGCTTTTTGCCAAtggtgatagtacctggtacttttttgctctgacgaggttccaagtggGCTGAGCcaaatactaaaatgtgacttgtcagactgccggccactgattggtcagagtcatgagtgtgagGTCCAACACAAGAATTAAAGCCAACAATGTGAAAATTATAAGAACTAATATTGCGGGTTGACTACGCCACAATTACCATTATAGATGTCTGCAACGTCTTTCTAGTCAAAATTACAGTTGTAGATATCTCTGTaactaattatttttaattatgttcacatCAAGTTTCAAGATATGTTGATATTGCAGTAGATGATTATATAagttttattaaatgaaaataaagcaaatactTGATAAATGCTTCATTTACTGCTATAGACGTCAATTCGGCCACTGCgttgaaaatggctggcagccaaaGTTAATATTGCGGTTAAGTGTGCACTGTGCACGAGCCGGCGCGCAAAATTAGCCAACTAATTTAGCCAACTCATCTCATACTTGCAATACTTACCATTGTAATAGAATACAACACAATCACTCTTCCACTTTTAAtacaatatattttaagactgattCTACTTTAAATTTAGTTGGTtagtctatttttatttttagtttagtttgagtTTAGCACAAATCCGTCGTGCTTCGTCATGCTACAGAAACAATTTAAGCTAGCAGTCGCGTCAGTCACAGCAGCCCAGTAATATTCCCTATTTTTGAACACAACCCGCTACAGAGTTGAAAAAACATCCGTATAACGTTTTTTCTAAGCACCGTTTAAGATTAAATGCTAAAATAAACTCACCCAAGACTTGCTGAACAGAAACATGGCGTCAAGCAAAGTCTGACGGTTGAATTGATAAGAGAGACAGGTGGGCGTGGCTTACTAGAGTGTAACTTCAAGCTGAGTCAAGctgttattttttcttaaaaaaaactttattaaaatgtcCATATTAAACATACGTTCTCCATAGGAACAGGTTCGTATCAAAGAGACTTCACAACAACAATTTCAATCAATAAACAGCTCGTCTTGTTTGCATTTAACAACTAAATgtaagaaaaatatttattaagtttgtttttaaaccagcCTATTGGACTGTAGAGCAAGAAGCTGTAGAGCAAAAATGGAAGAAATGCAGCATGATTGTAGCCAAAGTCAATGTGAACTTGGGAATTGGgaattttacatttacaaacatatatatgacTTGGTGTTATATAAGACAATGTCATGTCCAATCATGTCATCAAGTAGCATAACATATGGCAcagctttatatatatacagataatTCCTTGCTTGgatccaaaaacaacaacggcAGCACAGCTATTacaaaatgttttccagaggtcagaggtcataaCTTTTAACTACTCCACTTCTTCATCAGGAGAAAATTGAATTCATTAATTTCCTCCCTTCAGATTGTACTCGTCCACATCACAAGCCGCCAGCGCTTTGTGAAACAATAGTGGGAAATGATTATGGTGTCGTGCAGGAGCTGGTGAGCCGAGGCGTTTCACGTTTATTGTTTTTGAGGCTGTAACGGCAGTTAATAGCCGCTCCTGCAGTGACGGGAAGGATGTGAGTGTGCAGGGGCGGCTGCTGTGAATTACTGTCAACGCTTTGTGTCTTTCCTGAAAGTCTGTGTGTCGCTGTGAGAGGAAGGATGTGATCAGTGTACGACAGAAGGCCGCAAGCAGAGGCGAAGACGAGTCCGTCAAAGCCACTGATGCTGAACTCTGACCTGTGCGTCAATGACTGGAAACTGGTTGGTGGGAGTtcacagctcgactctacttgtttgtttttgttgcttttccatgagtgatagtatctggtacctgatgttttttttagcacctgctctgacaaggttcCAACTGGaggagtcatgagcgcgacgtccgacgcgagaatcaaagccaacaatgtagatcagttaaaaagacttaaaaatcctgaaaacatgtgttaatctccaacatttggccaagaaaatgtctaaaatgt
This genomic window contains:
- the vps29 gene encoding vacuolar protein sorting-associated protein 29 isoform X3; amino-acid sequence: MLVLVLGDLHIPHRCNTLPAKFKKLLVPGKIQHILCTGNLCTKESYDYLKTLAGDVHIVRGDFDENLNYPEQKVVTVGQFKIGLIHGHQVIPWGDMASLALLQRQLDVDILISGHTHKFEAFENENKFYINPGSATGAYSALESNIIPSFVLMDIQASTVVTYVYQLIGDDVKVERIEYKKS
- the vps29 gene encoding vacuolar protein sorting-associated protein 29 isoform X2, coding for MAGHRLVLVLGDLHIPHRCNTLPAKFKKLLVPGKIQHILCTGNLCTKESYDYLKTLAGDVHIVRGDFDENLNYPEQKVVTVGQFKIGLIHGHQVIPWGDMASLALLQRQLDVDILISGHTHKFEAFENENKFYINPGSATGAYSALESNIIPSFVLMDIQASTVVTYVYQLIGDDVKVERIEYKKS
- the vps29 gene encoding vacuolar protein sorting-associated protein 29 isoform X1; protein product: MTDDHFSPEKDHLNKLRAGHRLVLVLGDLHIPHRCNTLPAKFKKLLVPGKIQHILCTGNLCTKESYDYLKTLAGDVHIVRGDFDENLNYPEQKVVTVGQFKIGLIHGHQVIPWGDMASLALLQRQLDVDILISGHTHKFEAFENENKFYINPGSATGAYSALESNIIPSFVLMDIQASTVVTYVYQLIGDDVKVERIEYKKS
- the LOC122782562 gene encoding uncharacterized protein LOC122782562 produces the protein MKKRVTFAGGQMIHRLHGDDTLQRNSGMKEQNTDNQITGLKDVAADFNGNGRQAARTVPQIQHVTVQIPKTVSTGPFLKHSALTPAQRKFLFSVSSSSSSAHVRGLITQHYMNVLHRCIRTDDLAVTSVTSPDLTESRKQTPKTQADISSKMKHNENIHRAKRPEKSFLPKLPNNPVRWETHGRGLGPHVNISGGKNVRIMRKKSDF